A stretch of the Aegilops tauschii subsp. strangulata cultivar AL8/78 chromosome 4, Aet v6.0, whole genome shotgun sequence genome encodes the following:
- the LOC109755389 gene encoding uncharacterized protein, which yields MSNGSSPTSSPSVCSRSWSISEDSLRRYVSYASESCIQELLAASDSGGAGRGGEGSGGGGEEDDGWQTLAYCNGVEIAKRRSGTGQMFRSRWLLYAVSPEQFMAVANAVDAAKQWESDLVDATYIKELGDDLSIIHLKFGDTSKRPGGLFRRRDLVVYERRQTMDDGTLVVAVASLPKEIAAGLLPRDSKGRSSVGRGLLLQSGWVVEKLLDDDGVESCIVTYVVQLDPTAGWLPRCIVSRLDNKLVTIIAKLKKLAQTTTCPSAAPAARSCNSEEV from the exons ATGAGCAATGGCAGCTCCCCCACATCCTCCCCTTCGGTCTGCTCGAGGTCATG GTCCATAAGTGAGGATTCTTTGAGGAGGTACGTGAGCTACGCTAGCGAGAGCTGCATCCAGGAGCTGCTGGCGGCGTCGGACTCCGGCGGCGCCGGGCGGGGCGGGGAAGGaagtggaggaggcggcgaggaGGACGACGGGTGGCAGACGCTGGCGTACTGCAACGGCGTGGAGATAGCGAAGCGGCGGTCGGGCACGGGGCAGATGTTCCGGAGCCGGTGGCTGCTCTACGCCGTCTCGCCGGAGCAGTTCATGGCCGTCGCGAACGCCGTCGACGCCGCAAAG CAGTGGGAATCTGACCTCGTCGACGCGACGTACATCAAGGAGCTGGGCGACGACCTGAGCATCATCCACCTCAAGTTCGGCGACACCTCCAAGCGGCCGGGCGGCCTCTTCCGCCGCCGAGACCTCGTGGTGTACGAGCGGCGCCAGACCATGGACGACGGCACGCTCGTGGTGGCCGTGGCGTCGCTGCCCAAGGAGATCGCGGCGGGCCTTCTGCCACGGGACTCCAAGGGCCGGAGCTCCGTCGGCCGGGGCCTGCTCCTGCAGTCGGGGTGGGTCGTCGAGAAGCTCCTTGACGACGACGGCGTCGAGTCGTGCATCGTGACCTACGTGGTGCAGCTTGACCCGACGGCGGGGTGGCTGCCCCGGTGCATCGTCAGCCGGCTCGACAACAAGCTGGTCACCATCATCGCCAAGCTCAAGAAGCTGGCGCAGACCACCACGTGCCCGTCGGCGGCACCAGCCGCCCGTAGTTGCAACTCCGAGGAGGTGTGA